From Paenibacillus sp. GP183, one genomic window encodes:
- the infC gene encoding translation initiation factor IF-3, with protein MVNDEIRVKEVRLIGVDGEQLGIKLTREALQMAMDANLDLVNVAPTAKPPVCRIMDYGKYRYELQKKEKEARKNQKIVDIKEIRLSATIDEHDFQTKLRNAVKFLSDGDKVKASVRFRGREIAHAENGKKVLDRLAVEVADISSMERAPKLEGRSMIMILTPKVTT; from the coding sequence ATGGTTAATGATGAGATTCGCGTGAAAGAAGTGCGACTCATTGGGGTAGACGGAGAACAGCTTGGGATCAAGCTGACTCGTGAAGCTCTGCAAATGGCAATGGATGCTAATTTGGATTTAGTCAACGTGGCTCCTACGGCGAAACCGCCGGTTTGCCGCATCATGGATTATGGAAAGTACCGTTACGAGCTGCAAAAGAAGGAAAAAGAAGCGCGTAAGAATCAGAAGATCGTCGATATTAAAGAAATTCGCTTAAGCGCGACCATCGATGAGCACGATTTTCAAACGAAACTGCGCAATGCTGTTAAATTCCTGAGTGATGGCGATAAAGTAAAAGCAAGCGTACGATTCCGCGGACGTGAGATCGCACATGCCGAGAACGGCAAAAAGGTGCTGGACCGTCTGGCTGTTGAGGTAGCGGATATTTCTTCGATGGAACGCGCTCCCAAGCTTGAAGGACGCAGCATGATTATGATTTTAACGCCTAAAGTAACAACTTGA
- the rpmI gene encoding 50S ribosomal protein L35, translating into MPKMKTHSSLKDRFKVTGTGKIMRYKAHKNHLLSHKSARQKRVLAGNPVMATGDVKRLKQQLANIK; encoded by the coding sequence ATGCCAAAAATGAAAACACACAGCAGCTTGAAAGATCGCTTCAAGGTTACCGGCACAGGTAAAATAATGAGATATAAAGCTCACAAGAATCATTTGTTGTCGCACAAATCGGCTCGCCAAAAGCGCGTACTTGCAGGCAACCCGGTTATGGCAACAGGCGATGTAAAGCGTCTGAAGCAGCAATTAGCTAACATCAAGTAA
- the rplT gene encoding 50S ribosomal protein L20, translating to MARVKGGFVRAHRRKKIMKLAKGYFGSKHRLFKTAKEQVMKSLMYAYRDRRNVKRDFRKLWIARINAGARQNGISYSKFMYGLKLSGIDINRKILADLAVNDSKGFSDLATAAKSKINA from the coding sequence ATGGCAAGAGTCAAGGGCGGATTTGTACGCGCTCATCGTCGCAAGAAAATTATGAAGCTGGCAAAAGGTTATTTCGGTTCCAAACATAGATTATTTAAAACAGCTAAAGAACAAGTCATGAAATCCCTGATGTATGCTTACCGTGACCGCCGTAATGTGAAACGCGATTTCCGTAAATTGTGGATCGCGCGTATCAACGCAGGCGCTCGTCAAAACGGCATAAGCTACAGCAAATTTATGTACGGCCTTAAGCTGTCCGGGATCGATATCAACCGTAAGATCCTGGCTGATCTTGCAGTGAATGATTCCAAAGGTTTTTCAGATCTGGCGACAGCCGCAAAATCCAAAATCAACGCGTAA
- the ilvB gene encoding biosynthetic-type acetolactate synthase large subunit produces the protein MNVETKPQRSKEELMEKLSQPDLITGSEILLRSLLLEGVDCVFGYPGGAVLYIYDAMHDFTDFNHLLTRHEQGAIHAADGYARSTGKVGVCIATSGPGATNLVTGIATAYMDSVPLVVITGNVATNFIGTDAFQEADITGITMPITKHSYLVRDVNDLPRIIHEAFHIASTGRKGPVLIDIPKDVSAQKTVYHPVNQVNIRGYNPTVHPNKQQVDKLIKAIEEAERPVILAGGGVVYSGASQEIIEFVNKTRIPITTTLLGLGGFPSAHELWMGMPGMHGTFAANFALQHADLIISIGSRFDDRVTMKLDGFAPMAKKIAHIDVDPAEIGKNIKTDIPVVGDIKAVLEYANTKAKPAQSAAWLVEIDKQKTAHPLRYKDSETELKPQYVIEMINETTGGEAIVTTDVGQHQMWTAQYYKFKNPRSMVTSGGLGTMGFGFPSAIGAQMGNPDKLVVSINGDGGIQMCSQELAICAINNIPVKIVIINNQVLGMVRQWQEIIHDQRFSHIDLAGSPDFVKLAEAYGVKGLRASNKEEARKVWQEALDTPGPVMIDFVVRRDENVFPMVRAGDTISDIILGDSE, from the coding sequence ATGAATGTCGAAACAAAGCCACAAAGATCTAAAGAAGAATTAATGGAGAAGCTGAGTCAGCCCGACCTGATTACAGGCTCGGAAATCCTGCTTCGAAGTTTGCTGCTGGAGGGAGTGGACTGCGTCTTTGGTTATCCGGGCGGGGCAGTTCTCTATATCTACGATGCCATGCACGACTTTACAGATTTCAACCACTTGCTCACTCGCCATGAACAAGGAGCCATTCACGCTGCAGACGGATATGCCCGCTCAACAGGTAAAGTAGGAGTATGTATCGCAACTTCCGGACCGGGGGCTACGAATTTGGTCACCGGCATTGCCACAGCCTATATGGATTCCGTTCCGTTGGTGGTTATCACAGGGAATGTCGCTACGAACTTTATCGGCACGGATGCATTCCAGGAGGCTGACATTACCGGCATTACCATGCCGATTACAAAGCACAGCTACCTGGTGCGGGATGTCAATGACCTGCCGCGAATTATTCACGAAGCCTTCCATATCGCTTCCACGGGCCGTAAAGGTCCTGTGCTGATTGACATACCCAAGGATGTATCCGCTCAAAAGACAGTTTATCATCCGGTGAACCAAGTAAATATTCGCGGTTATAATCCGACTGTGCATCCGAATAAGCAACAAGTGGATAAGCTCATCAAAGCGATTGAAGAAGCGGAGCGTCCCGTTATTCTGGCGGGCGGAGGAGTCGTATACTCCGGGGCTTCACAAGAAATAATCGAATTTGTCAATAAGACACGAATTCCGATAACAACCACCTTGCTCGGTCTAGGCGGTTTTCCAAGCGCACATGAGCTATGGATGGGAATGCCGGGCATGCATGGTACCTTTGCAGCGAACTTCGCGCTGCAACATGCAGATTTGATCATTTCCATCGGATCACGTTTTGATGATCGGGTGACGATGAAGCTCGACGGTTTCGCGCCCATGGCCAAGAAGATCGCGCACATCGATGTGGATCCTGCGGAAATCGGCAAAAATATTAAAACGGATATTCCTGTAGTGGGGGATATCAAGGCCGTGTTGGAATATGCCAATACGAAAGCCAAACCTGCCCAAAGCGCGGCATGGCTGGTAGAAATCGATAAGCAAAAAACGGCACATCCATTGCGTTATAAGGATTCTGAAACAGAGCTCAAGCCGCAGTACGTCATCGAAATGATCAATGAGACCACAGGCGGCGAGGCTATTGTTACGACGGATGTGGGACAGCATCAAATGTGGACGGCCCAGTATTACAAGTTCAAAAATCCGCGTTCCATGGTAACATCCGGCGGTCTCGGCACAATGGGCTTCGGTTTTCCTTCCGCGATTGGCGCACAGATGGGGAATCCGGATAAGCTGGTCGTTTCGATTAACGGTGACGGCGGCATTCAGATGTGCTCGCAGGAGCTTGCCATTTGTGCAATTAATAATATTCCTGTGAAAATTGTCATTATCAACAATCAAGTGTTGGGTATGGTAAGACAGTGGCAGGAAATTATTCATGATCAACGTTTCAGCCATATTGACTTGGCTGGAAGTCCTGATTTCGTCAAGCTTGCGGAAGCTTACGGCGTAAAAGGGCTGCGAGCCTCGAACAAGGAGGAAGCGAGGAAGGTTTGGCAGGAAGCATTGGATACGCCTGGTCCTGTCATGATCGATTTCGTTGTTCGAAGAGACGAGAATGTATTCCCAATGGTAAGAGCAGGCGATACCATCAGCGATATAATCTTGGGGGACTCCGAATGA
- the ilvN gene encoding acetolactate synthase small subunit, translating to MITKHTISILVNNQPGVLQRVSGLFGRRGFNIESITVGESEELGLSRMVIVTTGDNTTLEQISKQLYKLIDVIKVIDLSSNPMVAREVALIKVNAEPGVRPEILGVVETFRAAVVDISPNSLIVQVVGDSDKIDAMVELLIPYGIRELSRTGVTAMIRGSR from the coding sequence ATGATCACCAAACATACGATTTCGATTTTAGTTAACAATCAACCTGGAGTTTTGCAGCGGGTGTCCGGCTTGTTCGGTCGAAGAGGCTTTAATATTGAAAGCATCACTGTCGGAGAGTCCGAAGAACTCGGGCTCTCCAGAATGGTTATTGTGACAACCGGAGATAACACGACTTTGGAGCAGATCTCCAAACAGCTTTATAAGCTGATTGATGTCATCAAAGTTATCGATTTGAGCTCCAATCCAATGGTAGCGAGAGAAGTTGCTTTAATCAAGGTAAATGCGGAGCCGGGCGTGCGTCCCGAGATCTTGGGAGTTGTCGAAACGTTCCGCGCAGCCGTGGTAGATATTAGTCCAAATTCTTTAATCGTGCAAGTTGTGGGCGATTCGGATAAAATAGATGCAATGGTAGAATTACTTATCCCTTATGGAATCAGAGAGCTTTCCCGCACCGGCGTTACGGCCATGATTCGCGGCTCGAGATAA
- the ilvC gene encoding ketol-acid reductoisomerase translates to MAVTTFYEKDADLSVLKGKTIAVIGYGSQGHAQAQNLRDSGLQVIIGLRQGRSFKSAQNDGFEVVSVQEAAMRADVIQILMPDETQARVYREEIQPNMKKGAAIMFSHGFNVHFGQIVAPEGTDVLLVAPKSPGHMVRRTYVEGFGVPGLIAIEQDATGNAKAIGLAYAKGIGCTRAGVIETSFREETETDLFGEQAVLCGGTTALVKAGFETLVEAGYAPEMAYFECLHELKLIVDMMYEGGISSMRSSISNTAEYGDYITGPKIITDETKKAMKAVLTDIQQGKFARDFILENQSNNAFMSAARRNEAQHPIEVVGGQLREMMHWIKK, encoded by the coding sequence ATGGCAGTAACAACGTTTTACGAAAAGGATGCAGATTTAAGCGTACTTAAAGGCAAGACAATTGCGGTGATCGGTTATGGCTCCCAAGGCCATGCTCAAGCCCAGAATCTGCGTGACAGCGGATTACAGGTGATTATAGGTCTTCGTCAAGGACGTTCTTTCAAATCCGCACAAAACGATGGCTTTGAGGTTGTGTCGGTTCAAGAAGCAGCCATGCGCGCAGATGTGATTCAAATCTTGATGCCGGATGAAACTCAAGCAAGAGTATATAGAGAAGAAATCCAGCCTAATATGAAAAAAGGCGCAGCGATCATGTTCTCCCATGGGTTTAATGTTCATTTTGGACAAATTGTAGCACCCGAAGGCACGGACGTGCTTCTTGTCGCTCCCAAGTCCCCTGGACACATGGTACGCCGTACTTATGTAGAAGGCTTCGGAGTTCCTGGATTGATTGCTATTGAGCAGGATGCAACAGGCAATGCTAAAGCTATTGGTCTGGCCTATGCAAAAGGGATTGGCTGTACACGTGCGGGCGTTATCGAAACCTCATTCCGTGAAGAGACCGAAACGGATCTGTTCGGTGAGCAAGCCGTACTCTGCGGCGGAACAACCGCGCTGGTTAAAGCAGGCTTCGAGACTTTGGTTGAAGCCGGGTATGCGCCTGAAATGGCTTACTTCGAGTGCTTGCATGAGCTAAAGCTGATTGTGGATATGATGTATGAAGGCGGAATTTCTTCCATGCGCAGCTCCATCAGTAATACAGCTGAATATGGTGATTATATCACTGGACCTAAAATCATTACGGACGAAACCAAGAAAGCGATGAAGGCTGTGTTAACGGATATCCAGCAAGGTAAATTCGCCCGCGATTTCATCCTTGAAAATCAATCCAACAATGCGTTCATGTCGGCTGCCCGCCGCAATGAAGCCCAGCACCCCATTGAAGTCGTTGGTGGTCAGCTTCGTGAAATGATGCACTGGATCAAAAAATAA
- a CDS encoding 2-isopropylmalate synthase yields MRKIYIFDTTLRDGEQSPGVNLNTQEKVEIGLQLEKLGVDRIEAGFPAASPGDLAGVHAVAKAIKNASVIGLARSREQDIDAVREALKGAQDPCLHVFLATSPIHRKHKLRMEKHQVLETAEAAIKYAKKYFDKIEFSPEDAGRTELDFLIEVTAMAIRAGATVVNIPDTVGFMSPSEFGNIFKTLKQQVPGIEKIQLSAHCHDDLGLATANALAAVQNGADQIEGTINGIGERAGNTSLEEVAMALETRQEFYQAKTSLVLGEIYRTSRLVSKLTGMVVPGNKAIVGANAFAHESGIHQDGMLKEKTTYEIMSPETIGLKESKLVLGKHSGRHAFREKLIDLGYMLSDEQVNEAFAKFKDLADRKKQVADEDIRVIIEEKLIETPQMYVLGAIQVAYGNQTTPTATVSIKTQDGALMEEHAEGNGSVDAIYNAIDFVTKEEVELEDYSIKSVSHGKDALGEVHVVLRQKDISVQGRGVSTDILEASAKAYLDAVNRLVERRNTGIGNRSNVTLI; encoded by the coding sequence ATGAGAAAAATATACATCTTCGATACCACCCTCCGGGACGGAGAACAGTCGCCTGGTGTGAACCTCAACACGCAGGAGAAAGTGGAGATCGGCCTGCAGCTCGAGAAGCTCGGGGTGGACCGCATCGAGGCCGGCTTTCCCGCTGCGTCTCCGGGAGATCTGGCCGGTGTCCATGCCGTGGCCAAAGCGATCAAGAATGCAAGCGTGATCGGACTCGCTCGTTCACGGGAGCAGGATATCGATGCAGTGAGAGAAGCGCTCAAGGGAGCGCAGGATCCTTGCCTGCATGTGTTTTTGGCGACCTCGCCGATTCATCGCAAGCATAAGCTGCGGATGGAGAAGCATCAGGTGCTGGAAACAGCTGAAGCGGCTATCAAATATGCCAAAAAATACTTTGATAAGATCGAATTCTCGCCTGAAGATGCTGGACGCACCGAGCTGGATTTCCTGATCGAGGTAACGGCTATGGCCATTCGTGCGGGTGCTACAGTCGTCAACATTCCAGATACGGTAGGGTTTATGTCGCCGAGCGAATTCGGGAACATCTTTAAGACCCTGAAGCAGCAGGTGCCTGGGATTGAGAAAATCCAGCTTAGCGCGCACTGCCACGACGATCTCGGATTGGCTACCGCCAACGCGCTGGCTGCAGTGCAAAATGGTGCCGATCAGATCGAGGGTACCATCAATGGCATCGGCGAGCGCGCCGGCAACACCTCGCTCGAAGAGGTCGCGATGGCGCTGGAAACTCGCCAGGAGTTCTACCAAGCGAAGACCTCGCTGGTGCTGGGTGAGATCTACCGCACGAGTCGTTTGGTCAGCAAGCTGACCGGTATGGTCGTACCGGGGAATAAAGCGATCGTGGGCGCGAATGCGTTCGCCCACGAATCGGGCATCCATCAAGATGGGATGCTGAAGGAGAAGACGACGTACGAGATCATGTCTCCCGAGACCATTGGTCTCAAGGAAAGCAAGCTCGTACTGGGCAAGCACTCCGGCCGCCATGCGTTCCGGGAAAAGCTCATTGACCTGGGCTATATGCTCAGCGATGAACAGGTCAACGAAGCTTTTGCCAAGTTTAAGGATTTGGCGGACCGCAAAAAACAGGTCGCGGATGAAGATATCCGCGTCATCATCGAGGAGAAGCTGATCGAGACTCCTCAGATGTATGTACTGGGAGCGATTCAGGTCGCTTACGGCAATCAAACGACTCCAACAGCTACGGTCAGCATCAAAACGCAGGACGGCGCGCTGATGGAAGAGCATGCGGAAGGTAACGGATCAGTCGATGCCATCTACAATGCCATTGATTTTGTGACCAAAGAAGAGGTCGAGCTGGAGGACTACTCGATCAAATCGGTTTCGCACGGCAAGGATGCGCTCGGGGAGGTCCACGTTGTACTTCGCCAAAAAGACATTTCCGTGCAGGGCAGAGGAGTCAGCACGGACATCCTTGAAGCCAGCGCCAAGGCTTACCTCGACGCCGTAAACCGGCTTGTGGAAAGACGCAATACGGGAATCGGCAACAGAAGCAATGTAACATTAATTTGA
- a CDS encoding PLP-dependent aminotransferase family protein, with product MNYQFSKSLNGFSTSAVREILKLTQGNSVISFAGGLPAEQYFPLAEVGEAFQRVMQQGKSALQYGLTEGYTPLREAICHRMAKKGMHVTPNEMLLTTGSQQAIDLLTRVYIDPGDTILVEKPTYLSAIQVFKAKEAKLYSVEGDQDGMDLEDLAMKIQKYKPKMVYVIPTFSNPTGKAWSLERRKGLLEICRKANVLILEDDPYGEIQFNADEKYPSIFSLDEHPEGSCVVYTSTFSKTVAPAFRTGWVIGDPAVIRNMTRAKQAADLHSSSLDQQTLYQLLKHFDLDAHIVLIRRQYEERMRFMASLLQEHNWPGAKWNEPKGGMFFWVELPEPIKAEELLKLAVQEGVAFVPGSSFYAEEPMYNTMRLNYTHTDRETTILGMQKLTAALQSSLSKA from the coding sequence ATGAACTATCAATTCTCCAAATCCTTGAACGGTTTCTCCACATCGGCCGTAAGGGAAATTCTCAAATTGACTCAGGGCAATTCGGTCATTTCCTTCGCTGGCGGCTTGCCGGCAGAACAATATTTTCCGCTCGCCGAAGTGGGTGAAGCTTTTCAAAGGGTTATGCAGCAGGGTAAATCTGCTCTCCAATACGGACTGACGGAGGGGTATACGCCTCTTCGTGAAGCGATTTGCCACCGTATGGCGAAGAAGGGCATGCATGTTACACCAAATGAGATGCTTTTGACTACAGGCTCTCAGCAGGCCATTGATTTATTGACTCGCGTCTACATTGACCCCGGCGATACCATTTTAGTAGAGAAGCCGACTTATCTGTCTGCTATTCAGGTTTTCAAAGCGAAGGAAGCTAAGCTGTATTCCGTAGAGGGTGATCAAGATGGCATGGATCTGGAAGATCTTGCGATGAAAATTCAAAAGTATAAACCGAAGATGGTTTATGTCATTCCAACTTTTTCCAATCCAACCGGCAAAGCATGGAGTCTGGAAAGACGTAAAGGATTGCTCGAGATATGCCGCAAGGCGAACGTCTTGATTCTTGAAGATGACCCGTACGGAGAAATTCAGTTTAACGCAGATGAGAAATACCCGTCGATCTTTTCCCTGGATGAGCATCCTGAAGGCAGCTGTGTGGTATATACGAGCACTTTTTCCAAAACCGTAGCTCCGGCTTTTCGTACGGGTTGGGTGATCGGCGATCCGGCGGTTATTCGCAATATGACCAGAGCCAAGCAAGCGGCGGACCTGCATTCCAGCTCATTGGACCAGCAGACGCTGTATCAGCTTTTGAAGCATTTTGATTTGGATGCGCATATTGTTTTGATCCGCCGCCAATATGAAGAGCGCATGAGATTCATGGCCAGCTTACTGCAAGAGCATAATTGGCCGGGCGCCAAATGGAACGAGCCGAAAGGCGGCATGTTCTTCTGGGTGGAGCTGCCTGAGCCCATCAAGGCAGAGGAACTGCTGAAGCTGGCAGTTCAAGAGGGAGTGGCCTTTGTACCGGGGTCATCCTTTTATGCAGAAGAACCCATGTACAACACCATGCGATTAAACTACACCCATACGGATCGGGAGACCACCATTTTGGGCATGCAAAAGCTGACTGCTGCCCTGCAGTCGAGTTTATCAAAAGCTTAG
- the leuB gene encoding 3-isopropylmalate dehydrogenase: MAEVKKIAVIAGDGIGPEVIAEAEKVLKRTEELFGYKFETEHALFGGIAIDKKGTPLPDETLAVCQAADAVLLGAVGGPKWDNNPKETRPETGLLGIRKALGLFSNIRPAVIFDCLKEASTLKPEVLDGTDLIVVRELTGGIYFGDKFRRESPDGLEAVDTCTYNVKEIERIARQAFEIARTRRKKLTSVDKANVLETSRLWRETVNRISADYPDVELDHVLVDNCAMQLLRRPSSFDVIVTENMFGDILSDEAAMLTGSIGMLSSASLGEGSFGLYEPVHGSAPDIAGQGISNPIATILSVALMFRLTFGYHDAADSIERAVKNVLDAGHRTGDIAVDKSKAIGTTAMGGLILAAMSK; encoded by the coding sequence ATGGCAGAAGTAAAAAAAATCGCAGTGATCGCCGGTGACGGGATTGGTCCGGAAGTAATCGCTGAAGCGGAAAAAGTATTAAAGCGTACGGAAGAACTGTTTGGCTATAAGTTTGAAACCGAGCATGCCTTGTTTGGCGGAATTGCTATTGATAAGAAAGGCACGCCGCTGCCTGATGAGACCTTGGCTGTCTGCCAAGCCGCAGATGCTGTATTGTTAGGCGCTGTTGGCGGACCGAAATGGGATAACAACCCTAAGGAAACTCGTCCTGAGACGGGCCTGCTGGGTATCCGCAAAGCGCTTGGATTATTTTCGAATATTCGCCCTGCCGTTATTTTCGATTGCTTGAAGGAAGCTTCCACTTTGAAACCAGAGGTTCTGGATGGCACCGATTTGATCGTTGTTCGTGAGCTGACAGGCGGTATCTATTTCGGTGATAAATTCCGTCGTGAATCGCCTGACGGCTTGGAAGCCGTGGACACTTGCACTTATAATGTGAAAGAAATCGAGCGTATTGCGCGCCAAGCGTTCGAGATCGCCCGTACCCGCCGCAAGAAGCTGACTTCGGTTGACAAAGCGAATGTTCTGGAAACCTCCCGATTATGGAGAGAGACCGTCAATCGCATTTCTGCTGATTATCCGGATGTAGAATTGGATCATGTACTTGTCGACAACTGCGCCATGCAGCTGCTGCGACGTCCTTCAAGCTTCGACGTCATCGTGACGGAGAACATGTTCGGAGACATTCTGAGCGACGAAGCGGCTATGTTGACTGGCTCGATCGGTATGCTATCCTCTGCATCACTGGGAGAGGGAAGCTTCGGTTTGTATGAGCCTGTGCATGGCTCTGCCCCTGATATTGCAGGACAGGGGATCTCGAATCCGATTGCAACCATTCTGTCTGTTGCACTCATGTTCCGTTTGACCTTCGGCTATCATGATGCCGCTGACTCCATCGAGCGCGCTGTGAAGAATGTGCTTGATGCAGGTCACCGCACTGGAGATATTGCCGTTGACAAAAGTAAAGCGATCGGCACCACAGCTATGGGCGGTCTGATTCTGGCAGCGATGAGCAAGTAA
- a CDS encoding peroxiredoxin has product MADRLVGKKAPFFSMETALGNGQDFGHASLTDYEGKWLVLFFYPLDFTFICPTEITALSYAADQFKALDTEILGVSTDSKHSHRAWINTPVNDNGLGKLNFPLAADVTKSVARDYDVLIEEEGIALRGLFIIDPKGELKYQVVNHNDVGRSVEETLRVLQALQSGGLCPMNWKPGEKTLVAK; this is encoded by the coding sequence ATGGCAGATCGTTTAGTTGGTAAGAAAGCCCCGTTTTTTTCAATGGAAACAGCTTTAGGCAACGGGCAGGACTTTGGACATGCATCCCTAACGGATTATGAAGGAAAATGGTTGGTGCTGTTCTTCTATCCTTTGGACTTCACATTTATTTGTCCTACAGAAATTACAGCGCTTAGCTATGCAGCCGATCAGTTCAAGGCACTCGACACTGAGATCCTTGGAGTATCCACAGACAGCAAGCATTCCCACCGCGCTTGGATCAATACACCTGTAAATGACAACGGCCTTGGTAAGCTGAATTTCCCGCTTGCTGCTGATGTGACCAAATCCGTAGCTCGTGATTATGACGTCCTAATTGAAGAAGAAGGCATTGCGCTTCGCGGACTTTTCATCATTGATCCAAAAGGCGAACTTAAATATCAAGTCGTTAACCACAACGATGTAGGACGCAGTGTTGAAGAAACACTCCGTGTGCTTCAAGCGCTTCAATCCGGCGGATTGTGCCCAATGAACTGGAAGCCGGGCGAAAAAACGCTTGTAGCGAAGTAA
- the gcvH gene encoding glycine cleavage system protein GcvH encodes MMDTPDDLLYSPGHLWVRIEGNRATLGITDYAQMSLGMILFIELPELNSFIHADEIFGSIEHIEETEDLISPLSGKITAVHSALEKKPAILNTSPYHQGWIIVIEMSQPEQVKLLWDARKYMEHYDINKF; translated from the coding sequence ATGATGGATACTCCAGATGATCTGCTTTATTCTCCTGGACATCTCTGGGTGCGTATAGAAGGAAATCGCGCAACATTAGGGATTACGGATTACGCCCAAATGAGCTTGGGGATGATTCTATTCATAGAACTGCCGGAACTCAACAGCTTCATTCATGCCGACGAAATCTTTGGCAGTATTGAGCACATCGAAGAGACAGAAGATCTAATCTCTCCGCTTTCAGGCAAAATTACAGCTGTACATTCTGCTTTAGAGAAGAAACCCGCCATTCTCAATACTTCACCCTATCATCAAGGATGGATCATTGTTATCGAGATGTCCCAACCTGAGCAAGTAAAGCTGTTATGGGATGCCAGGAAATATATGGAACATTATGATATAAACAAATTTTGA